One genomic window of Nakamurella panacisegetis includes the following:
- a CDS encoding DNA alkylation repair protein, with product MDESDDFCPSRPTTMKLIHAAPGRADVTALVEDVRSTMRAQADQSCAPGMQAYMKSAMPFLGVPVPQVRAIVTERLRQEPAMTVEQLRDAAVTLWREAEFREERYAATALTRARPARGVLELLPLYQEMIVTGAWWDHVDEIARRIGELLVAHPAQIRPVLIEWSTAPDQWLRRAAILGQLGLRSATDLDLLAAVIEPNMGDREFFIRKAIGWALRDYARTDPAWVGDFVARHRAEMQPLSIREALKNVHG from the coding sequence ATGGACGAAAGTGATGACTTCTGTCCCTCCCGTCCCACCACGATGAAGTTGATCCATGCCGCACCCGGACGCGCCGACGTGACCGCGCTGGTCGAGGACGTGCGGAGCACGATGCGGGCCCAGGCCGATCAGTCGTGCGCGCCCGGCATGCAGGCCTACATGAAGTCGGCGATGCCCTTCTTGGGGGTGCCCGTTCCCCAGGTGCGGGCCATCGTGACGGAACGCCTCCGGCAGGAACCGGCAATGACCGTGGAGCAGCTCCGGGACGCGGCCGTGACGCTCTGGCGGGAGGCGGAATTCCGCGAGGAGCGCTACGCGGCCACCGCTCTCACGAGGGCCAGGCCGGCCCGGGGCGTTCTGGAACTGCTGCCGCTGTACCAGGAGATGATCGTCACCGGCGCGTGGTGGGATCACGTCGACGAGATTGCGCGCCGCATCGGCGAGCTGCTGGTGGCGCACCCGGCGCAGATCCGGCCGGTGCTGATCGAATGGTCGACGGCGCCCGATCAGTGGTTGCGTCGGGCGGCCATCCTCGGCCAGCTCGGCCTCCGGAGCGCCACTGACCTCGACCTCCTGGCCGCGGTGATCGAGCCGAACATGGGCGACCGTGAGTTCTTCATCCGCAAGGCCATAGGGTGGGCCCTTCGCGACTACGCCCGGACCGACCCGGCCTGGGTCGGCGACTTCGTCGCCCGCCATCGGGCCGAGATGCAGCCGCTGTCGATTCGGGAAGCCCTCAAGAACGTTCACGGATGA
- a CDS encoding DUF1684 domain-containing protein, with translation MYLDLTDWRRTVAELYAGVRAEIDPPTAHRLWRIGRDELFRHHPQSPLEPTDPLRDSGLPYWPYDPTLRFTVPLEPAATPVSMTVPSGDGDIPMVLAGRVRLGGPIDSDVDVWWLDQYGGGLFLPLRDGTAGVESYGGGRYLLDTAKGADLGGDGAELTLDLNFLYHPSCRYSPEWSCPLAPAGDRVTARVEAGERMQFAT, from the coding sequence ATGTACCTGGATCTGACCGACTGGCGGCGCACGGTGGCCGAGCTCTACGCCGGCGTCCGGGCCGAGATCGACCCGCCGACCGCGCACCGACTCTGGCGGATCGGCCGGGACGAGTTGTTCCGCCACCATCCGCAGAGCCCCCTGGAGCCGACCGACCCGTTGCGGGACAGCGGTTTGCCCTACTGGCCGTACGATCCGACGCTGCGCTTCACCGTGCCGCTGGAGCCAGCGGCCACACCCGTCTCCATGACGGTCCCGTCCGGGGACGGCGACATCCCAATGGTGCTGGCCGGACGGGTCCGCCTGGGAGGACCGATCGACTCCGACGTCGACGTCTGGTGGCTCGACCAGTACGGCGGGGGTCTGTTCCTGCCCCTGCGCGACGGCACCGCGGGCGTCGAGAGCTACGGCGGCGGACGATATCTGCTGGACACGGCCAAGGGCGCCGACCTCGGTGGGGACGGCGCCGAACTGACGCTGGACCTCAACTTCCTCTACCACCCGTCGTGCCGGTACAGCCCGGAGTGGTCCTGCCCGCTGGCGCCGGCCGGCGACCGGGTGACGGCCAGGGTCGAGGCCGGCGAACGAATGCAGTTCGCGACCTGA